GGCCGAGCCCTGCGAGGCCAGCCAGAGCGGGAAGATCATGCCTTCGGCCTCGGCGGCCTTGTGGGCGTTTTCGAGAATGGTGCCGGCCTCTGATGTCATGGTGCCGGCGGCGGTGTCGATGGCGCGGATGCGGTCGAGCTTCTGCAGGCTCACGATGACCTCGTCGCCGCGCAGGGGAACCTGGGCGCCCACCAGGCCGGTATTGCCGCCCTGGGGGATCAGGCCGACGCTGTTTTCATTGGCCCAGCGGACGATCGCCTGAACCTGTTCGACCGAAGCGGGCAGGGACACGGCCGCCGCCTTCTGGTGGAAGCGTTTGCGCGGCTCGTTGATATAGGCGCCCATCCGGTCCGGATCGCCGATGACGCCATTGGCGCCGAGAAGCGCGGTGAGCTGGGCAATCGTGTCGGCGGGGGAGAGGGTCATGGGAAACCGGAACCTGGTGTCATGCGGCTGGCGAATTCATCTTCCATGTGCCACAACCAGCGCAACGACTCCACTGCCTTAGGACGCGCCGGCTCAGCGGCGCGGGAATATCATGACAGCCCTGGTCTGGCCGGAAATCTACTTTGTCCGGCATGGTGAAACGCCCTGGAATGCCGAACGTCGCTATCAGGGACGCAAAGACATTCCGCTCAATGACAAGGGGCGCGGCCAGGCCAACCAGAATGGCCGGACACTCGCCGCCCTGTTCGCGGCGCGCGGGCTCGATCCGCAGGAATTCGAATGGCACGCTTCGCCCCTGGGCCGAACACGCGAGACCATGGACCGGGTGCGGGCAGGGTTCGCGGGGCATCTGCCGGATGTGCAGTATGACGTGCGGCTGATGGAGATTTCCTTCGGCGTGCTGGAAGGGGAACTGTTCGAGCAGCTTCCCGCCAACATGGCCATCGCGCCGGGCGAACGTACCGAGGATTACTGGGACTATCGGCCCGAGAACGGCGAAAATTACCGCGATGTCGAAGCGCGGCTGGCCGAATTTTCCAGCGTGCTCGGGGGACCGTCGGTGGTGGTAGCGCATGGCGGCATCGCCCGCACCCTGCGCGTGCTGATCGAGCATGCACCGATCGTCGAAGTGATCAACTGGGCGCCGCCGCAGGATGCGATCATGCATTTCACACCGGGGCGGATGGAACTGCTGCGGGGGTAGGTTGTTTGTGGGGCTGATCAGGCATATGTTATTGGCATATGCCTGATGGAGGCGCCAATGAACCAGATCAAGGTCGACAGCAAAGCCAGGACGGCGAGCCTGTTTCGCAATGGGCGCAATCAGGCTGTGCGTATTCCCGTGGAGTTCGAACTGCCCGGAACCGAGGTGACCATCCGCAAGGACGGCGACGCGTTGGTTATTGAGCCAAAGGCTGCGCCCAAGTCCTTTCTCGACGTGATTGCCAAATACGGTCCGGTCGATTTCCCCGATATCGACGACTCAGATCTGCTGCCGCTTGATGAGCCTGACCTGTGACGCTTCGGGCCATGCTGGACACGAACATCGTGTCGAGCCTGATGCGCTTAGGCCAAGGCGCGCTATGGAACAAGATGCACCACTTTGGGGCGCATCATATCGGCGTCAGTATCATCAGCGCGGCGGAACTTCGATTTGGTGCCGAAGCGAAAGGCTCAGCGCGGCTGACCAAGGAAGTTGAAGATTTTCTCCACGACATAGCGGTACTGCCGTTTGCCGCGCCAGCGGACGCGCATTACGCCCAGATCAGAGCTTATTTAAAGCGCGCGGGAACGCCGATCGGTGGTAACGACCTCTTCATCGCCGCCCACGCCCTGGCCCTCGATCTCACTCTCGTCACCGACAATA
This sequence is a window from Devosia ginsengisoli. Protein-coding genes within it:
- a CDS encoding antitoxin, which translates into the protein MNQIKVDSKARTASLFRNGRNQAVRIPVEFELPGTEVTIRKDGDALVIEPKAAPKSFLDVIAKYGPVDFPDIDDSDLLPLDEPDL
- a CDS encoding histidine phosphatase family protein, giving the protein MTALVWPEIYFVRHGETPWNAERRYQGRKDIPLNDKGRGQANQNGRTLAALFAARGLDPQEFEWHASPLGRTRETMDRVRAGFAGHLPDVQYDVRLMEISFGVLEGELFEQLPANMAIAPGERTEDYWDYRPENGENYRDVEARLAEFSSVLGGPSVVVAHGGIARTLRVLIEHAPIVEVINWAPPQDAIMHFTPGRMELLRG
- a CDS encoding type II toxin-antitoxin system VapC family toxin, which translates into the protein MLDTNIVSSLMRLGQGALWNKMHHFGAHHIGVSIISAAELRFGAEAKGSARLTKEVEDFLHDIAVLPFAAPADAHYAQIRAYLKRAGTPIGGNDLFIAAHALALDLTLVTDNIREFSRVPNLRVENWLD